From Streptomyces sp. NBC_00775, one genomic window encodes:
- the tdh gene encoding L-threonine 3-dehydrogenase: protein MKALVKEKAEPGLWLADVPEPQAGPGDVLIKVLRTGICGTDLHIRNWDGWAQQAIDTPLVLGHEFVGEVVETGRDVPDIKVGDRVSGEGHLVCGKCRNCLAGRRHLCRATVGLGVGRDGAFAEYVVLPAANVWVHRVPVDLDVAAIFDPFGNAVHTALSFPLVGEDVLITGAGPIGLMAAAVARHAGARNVVITDVSEERLELARKIGVSLALNVAHGTIADGQRELGLREGFDIGLEMSGRPEAMRDMIANMTHGGRIAMLGLPAQEFPVDWSRIVTSMITIKGIYGREMFETWYAMSVLLEGGLDLAPVITGRYGYRDHEAAFADAAGGRGGKVILDWTV from the coding sequence GTGAAGGCGCTGGTCAAGGAGAAGGCGGAGCCCGGGCTCTGGCTCGCGGACGTTCCGGAGCCGCAGGCCGGCCCCGGCGACGTACTGATCAAGGTCCTCAGGACCGGGATCTGCGGCACCGACCTGCACATCCGCAACTGGGACGGCTGGGCGCAGCAGGCCATCGACACGCCGCTGGTGCTCGGGCACGAGTTCGTCGGCGAGGTCGTCGAGACCGGCCGTGACGTCCCCGACATCAAGGTCGGCGACCGCGTCAGCGGCGAGGGTCACCTGGTCTGCGGCAAGTGCCGCAACTGTCTGGCCGGGCGCCGCCACCTCTGCCGCGCCACGGTCGGCCTGGGCGTCGGCCGCGACGGCGCGTTCGCCGAGTACGTGGTCCTGCCCGCCGCCAACGTGTGGGTGCACCGCGTCCCCGTCGACCTCGACGTCGCCGCGATCTTCGACCCGTTCGGCAACGCCGTGCACACGGCGCTGTCCTTCCCGCTGGTCGGCGAGGACGTCCTGATCACCGGCGCGGGCCCGATCGGCCTGATGGCCGCGGCCGTGGCCCGCCATGCGGGTGCCCGCAACGTCGTCATCACCGACGTCAGCGAGGAGCGCCTGGAGCTGGCCCGCAAGATCGGCGTGAGCCTCGCGCTGAACGTCGCGCACGGGACGATCGCCGACGGTCAGCGCGAACTGGGTCTGCGCGAGGGCTTCGACATCGGCCTGGAGATGTCTGGCCGCCCCGAAGCGATGCGCGACATGATCGCCAACATGACACACGGCGGCCGTATCGCGATGCTGGGCCTGCCCGCCCAGGAGTTCCCGGTCGACTGGTCCCGGATCGTCACCTCCATGATCACGATCAAGGGCATCTACGGCCGCGAGATGTTCGAGACCTGGTACGCCATGTCGGTCCTCCTCGAAGGCGGCCTCGACCTCGCGCCCGTCATCACCGGCCGGTACGGCTACCGCGACCACGAGGCGGCCTTCGCGGACGCGGCC
- a CDS encoding Gfo/Idh/MocA family protein produces the protein MTDLRLGALGFGLRGSLARIAHRPGRGSRVTVVAEHDPVLRDRAADRIPGARTVDDHHKVIGDPEVDAVLVLTPDHTHADIACEALRAGKAVFVEKPLDITIERCDRILRTAFETGSRLYVGHNMRHMPVIRLMRDIIERGDIGTVKTVWVRHFVGYGGDWYFKDWHAERRYTTGLLLQKGAHDIDVLHWLAGGYTRQVQALGDLMVYGDIPHRRAPGEPKTADWYTKDGHWPPHTQRALNPVIDVEDVSLVNMRLDNGVLAAYQQCHFAPDYWRNYTVIGDAGRLENFGDGPGGVVKVWNSRRSGQRDRADAEYPVPQADEDTAHGGADPLLIDEFLRFVREGGRTDTSPVAARMAVAAGFRATESLRDGGSAREVPPLAAELVAYFERGQVRGEA, from the coding sequence ATGACCGACCTGCGTCTCGGTGCCCTCGGCTTCGGCCTGCGCGGTTCCCTCGCGCGCATCGCCCACCGTCCCGGCCGGGGCTCCCGCGTGACCGTCGTCGCCGAACACGACCCGGTGCTGCGGGACCGCGCCGCCGACCGCATCCCCGGCGCCCGGACCGTCGACGACCACCACAAGGTCATCGGCGACCCCGAAGTCGACGCCGTGCTCGTCCTCACCCCGGACCACACACACGCCGACATCGCGTGCGAGGCGCTGCGCGCGGGCAAGGCCGTCTTCGTCGAGAAGCCTCTGGACATCACCATCGAGCGCTGCGACCGGATCCTGCGCACCGCCTTCGAGACCGGAAGCCGGCTGTATGTGGGCCACAACATGCGCCACATGCCGGTGATCCGGCTGATGCGCGACATCATCGAGCGCGGCGACATCGGCACGGTCAAAACAGTGTGGGTGCGCCACTTCGTCGGCTACGGCGGAGACTGGTACTTCAAGGACTGGCACGCCGAACGCCGGTACACCACCGGCCTGTTGCTGCAGAAGGGCGCCCACGACATCGACGTACTGCACTGGTTGGCCGGTGGCTACACCCGGCAGGTGCAGGCGCTCGGCGACCTCATGGTGTACGGGGACATTCCGCACAGGCGGGCGCCGGGAGAGCCCAAGACGGCCGACTGGTACACGAAGGACGGCCACTGGCCCCCGCACACCCAGCGGGCGCTGAACCCTGTGATCGACGTCGAGGACGTGTCGCTCGTCAACATGCGCCTGGACAACGGGGTCCTGGCGGCCTACCAGCAGTGTCACTTCGCCCCCGACTACTGGCGCAACTACACCGTCATCGGTGACGCGGGCCGCCTGGAGAACTTCGGGGACGGGCCCGGCGGCGTGGTGAAGGTGTGGAACAGCCGCCGCTCGGGGCAGCGGGACCGGGCCGACGCCGAGTACCCGGTGCCGCAGGCCGACGAGGACACCGCGCACGGGGGTGCCGACCCGCTGCTGATCGACGAATTCCTGCGGTTCGTGCGGGAGGGCGGGCGCACCGACACCTCCCCGGTCGCCGCGCGTATGGCGGTGGCGGCCGGATTCCGGGCCACCGAGTCACTGCGGGACGGCGGCAGCGCGCGCGAGGTGCCGCCGCTCGCCGCGGAACTGGTCGCCTACTTCGAGCGGGGGCAGGTCCGCGGGGAGGCGTGA